Sequence from the Methanocella sp. genome:
TATTTAGATGTTAGTTTTAAAAAAATACTGCTGTGTTGTATATGCCCTTTTAAGTCTCAGAGTGTACGGAGGCACTATTTTTCACCACAAAGGCACTATGGCACGGAGGCTCACAAAGTCTTTTTTATAATTAAGAGACAAAGGGCACAAAGCCGCTTTTTGAACTTATAAGATACAGGATATGATGGCACAGGGGCAAAAAGTGCTCTTGTTCATTCCACTGTGTCTTTGTATCCTTCGTGCCCTGATCGCCGATGAACCGGCTTTGTGTTCTTTGTAACTTAATCTAAAAAGAAAACTTTGTGAGCCTTTGTGCCATCGTGCCTTTGTGGTGAAAATAGTGCCCTCCGTGCCCTTATGAAGCTTAAAATACGGGAGTAATTCAACACAGCAAAAAATACTAGAAGTACCGAATTGGTATCGTTACATTTACGGCCCGGCGATTATCTTCGTTTTTCAAAACCAGGAAGAAATCTGTATGCTGCGGAATAAAAATCGCCCAATGGTTACCAACGACGTGGTAGCGAGCCCCGGCCAATTCTGAAAATGTAGTGCCGTTCCGTTGGCGGGCCAGGTTCTCCTGGTCGACGACCTGCGGACGGATGTCAATATCATCCGGCTGCGAGTCTATGCTTATGCTAGTTGAAAATACTATGCTGCTTGCCGGTAGCCCATGGGAGAGCGTCAAATTGCCCAGCGGAGTATAATAATGGGCGAAAAAGCTCTGGCATGGCGGTATCGTCGCAGTAACGACCGAGCCCATCAGGCCTTCGCCCCATGATTCTTTTCGGATGGCGGTGGTATTATCGGCTAAGTTGACCGTTACGGTCAGATATTTTACCGCCGGGGGAATGGAGCTGTCGATGGTTAATGGCACGTCCACGTAAAAACCGAAGGGGTCTGTATAGCCATATTCATTAAATCCCGACATATGGACGCCCCGGATGGTAAGCCCGTCAAAATAAATATTCGAGCCGTTTGCCGTACTTCCGGTCGCCAGGTCTTTCATCCAGTTTTGAACATAATGGTCGTTGAGAGCGACTTCTATTGCGTTCATCTGCTGTTTGTAGGTGATATCGGGAGAACGTTCATCGAAATACTGGCCTAGGACACGACCGTTATCCAGGTCGACCGTAATGGTCAGGTTGGTCGTCCCATATTCGTTTTTAATATAAACGGGGACCGTGGCGATGGTGCGGGCGGCGTCGGGACGGATATAGAAATCAGGCCCTGGGCGTCCAATATTCCCGATGCTATGCGTGGCATTGGGATTATCGAGGAAGAACGCTACCAGATGGTCAGAGAGCGCGATATTCCGGGCATCGATTTTTTGCTTATTTGTCAGATCGCCGGTGCTCAGACTAATGTTATCGTACGAGTACATGCCGGCGAGTATGAGCGCTGTTGCCAAAGTGGCGCCGGCGACCAGGCCAAGCAAAAGCTTTCGCATAGCGATCCCATGTTTATATGAAAAAGAGCCATTATAACTATTTTCTCTCATGATCCGCCAACCATGTCTCCCCATAATTTTCACCCGCCCGCACAATATCATAAGATATTTAACCCCGCCTCACAGTGTATACCCCGATGGCCGGAATCAAGCCTTTTGAGGAAGCCCTGGACTACATTTTTTGGTGCGATAGATGCAACGTGCCGCTCGTCCGCGAGCATTGCGGCGCATGCGGAGCCGACGCCAGGCAGGTCAGGCTTTCCCCGCCGGGCGACGTCCGGTTCTGCTCGCCCTATGAGCGCATGGTCATCAGAAAATTGTTCGAACACGACTTCGGCTGCGACCCGATCGGCGAGCGTCTCGTGCTATTGAATAAAATACCCGGAGACGATAAGGCCGACGAGGTCATCGTGGACGGCTACACCATCGCCGTCGCCTACTACGACTTGAAAGACGAGGACTATAAGCTGGACTTGCGGCTCTACGGCGCCAAGCTCCTCATGTCTATGACAAAAATGAAGACCGTAACCGTGGACGTGCCCCGGAACATGCACCTGAGCGGGAAAGGCATCAAGGGAAACACGGTCGTCGGGGCCTCTTCCGACATTAAAAAGGACGATATCATACTCATCCGGGTAAACGACACCTTCAACGGCTTCGGCGTGGCTAAAGCGGACGCGGCAGGCATCAAGGACCCGTCCCAGAACACGATCAAGATCAGAAAGATCGGCGGTGGCACCATCAGGCTGAACGAGAAGCTCGGCACCATCGAAGACGCCGTCGCGGCCAACAGGAAAACGATGGAGGCCATGGAAAAGGACGCCATCGGCGTCATTAAAGGTGTAGTCAGCCAGGGCAGGAACAGGGAATTACCCGTGACCGTCTCGTTCAGCGGCGGCAAGGACAGTCTCGTCGTGCTGAACCTGACGAAGAAGGCCGTGAAAAAGTTCGAGGCGTTCTACGTCGATACGGGCCTCGAATTCCCTGAGACCACGAAGTTCGTAGAGGATACCGCTGCGGGCGGAGTTCCTGTAAAGGTCGAAAAAGCCGGTAAAGCTTTCGACGAGAATTTTCCGGTGTTCGGCCCGCCGGCAAAAGACTTCAGGTGGTGCTGCAAGGTCTGCAAGCTCGGGCCGATCACCACATTACTATCACAGTATAAGAGCGGCGTCATCACCGTCGACGGCAAGCGCCGCTACGAGTCGTTCCAGCGGGGCAGCATAGAGACCGTCGAGCGAAACCCGTTCGTTCCCGGCCAGCTTAGCGTTTACCCCATCAAGGACTGGCGCGCCATTGAAGTGTGGCTGTATATCCGTATGGAAAAGTTGCCATATAACGAATTGTACGATAAGGGCTTCGAGCGTATAGGCTGCTGGCTCTGCCCCGCCGCCCTTCAGGCGGAATATGTAAGGATGAAGGAGTTGCACCCGGACCGCCACGGGGAGTGGCAGAATAAGCTCTAC
This genomic interval carries:
- a CDS encoding phosphoadenosine phosphosulfate reductase family protein, with the translated sequence MAGIKPFEEALDYIFWCDRCNVPLVREHCGACGADARQVRLSPPGDVRFCSPYERMVIRKLFEHDFGCDPIGERLVLLNKIPGDDKADEVIVDGYTIAVAYYDLKDEDYKLDLRLYGAKLLMSMTKMKTVTVDVPRNMHLSGKGIKGNTVVGASSDIKKDDIILIRVNDTFNGFGVAKADAAGIKDPSQNTIKIRKIGGGTIRLNEKLGTIEDAVAANRKTMEAMEKDAIGVIKGVVSQGRNRELPVTVSFSGGKDSLVVLNLTKKAVKKFEAFYVDTGLEFPETTKFVEDTAAGGVPVKVEKAGKAFDENFPVFGPPAKDFRWCCKVCKLGPITTLLSQYKSGVITVDGKRRYESFQRGSIETVERNPFVPGQLSVYPIKDWRAIEVWLYIRMEKLPYNELYDKGFERIGCWLCPAALQAEYVRMKELHPDRHGEWQNKLYRWADESGLTPDYVRYGFWRWKSHPNKMLNIAREKHIPLKPSYKSGMALDIIRGVSPCTLGGYSIEGVLRLPNRAPNPMLMEMLKTIGTPVYSEDLDVILVRAPKGKTAKLFAGGQIYASANDKESAGRLFEDTVRQVLRASLCTKCRICVKACPKHAIRLDGHIKIDERRCDHCGRCTKGCVVARYYDRLVNKKIPPSTRLTDGDIKFK